In a single window of the Orcinus orca chromosome 9, mOrcOrc1.1, whole genome shotgun sequence genome:
- the YAE1 gene encoding protein YAE1 homolog — translation MSWLRAASLVQGPGEERDVFDEEADESVLVQREWRNHMQRRVKEGYRDGIEAGKAVTLQQGFNQGYKEGAEVIMNYGQLRGTLSALLSWCHLHDSSSALISKINNLLDAVGQCEEYVLRHLKSITPQPHVVDLLDSIQDMDLCHIAPAEEKIDEAKDERFYENNAEFNKNCSKNLSGVDCSSLKYCRTQERAHSENPSLTWILEQTASLVKQLGVSVDILQHLKQL, via the exons ATGTCGTGGTTACGAGCCGCTTCGTTGGTCCAGGGTCCTGGAGAGGAGAGGGACGTTTTTGACGAGGAAGCTGACGAGTCGGTCCTGGTGCAGCGGGAATGGCGGAACCACATGCAGAGACGAGTCAAA gAAGGCTATAGAGATGGAATAGAAGCTGGCAAAGCAGTTACTCTTCAACAAGGTTTCAATCAAGGTTATAAGGAAGGTGCAGAAGTCATTATGAACTATGGACAACTCAGAGGAACATtgag TGCTTTGCTCTCCTGGTGTCACCTTCATGATAGTAGTTCGGCTTTgatcagtaaaataaataatcttcTGGATGCAGTTGGCCAGTGTGAAGAGTATGTGCTCAGACATCTGAAATCAATCACTCCACAGCCCCATGTTGTAGATTTATTGGACTCCATTCAGGATATGGACCTTTGTCATATAGCTCCAGCTGAGGAAAAGATTGATGAAGCTAAAGATGAAAGATTCTATGAAAATAATGCTGAGTTTAACAAAAACTGTAGCAAGAATCTTAGTGGGGTAGAttgttcatctttaaaatattgtagAACACAGGAGCGTGCACATTCCGAAAACCCAAGCCTCACTTGGATTTTAGAACAGACAGCCAGTTTGGTAAAACAGCTGGGAGTATCAGTAGACATATTACAGCACCTCAAACAACTATAA